Proteins encoded by one window of Sphaerodactylus townsendi isolate TG3544 linkage group LG02, MPM_Stown_v2.3, whole genome shotgun sequence:
- the NEUROD1 gene encoding neurogenic differentiation factor 1 has product MTKSYSESGLMGEPQPQGPPSWTDDCLSSQDEADKKEEDLEAMHTEEDSLRNGEEEEEEDDLEDDDEEEEDEEEDEDDQKPKRRGPKKKKMTKARLERFKMRRMKANARERNRMHGLNAALDNLRKVVPCYSKTQKLSKIETLRLAKNYIWALSEILRSGKSPDLVSFVQTLCKGLSQPTTNLVAGCLQLNPRTFLPEQSPDGPPPPAAFAGHPYAAYQSPGLPSPPYGTMDSSHLFHLKAPPAFGAALEPFFESALAECAAASSPAAAAAAAFDGPLSPPLSVNGNFSFKHEAAGDFEKSYAFTMHYPAAAGLAGASGHGSIFSCAAARCEIPVDSLLPYESHAHHHERVMSAQLNAIFHD; this is encoded by the coding sequence ATGACCAAGTCGTATAGCGAGAGCGGGCTAATGGGGGAACCGCAGCCCCAAGGTCCCCCCAGCTGGACGGACGACTGCCTCAGTTCCCAGGACGAGGCGGACAAGAAAGAAGAGGATCTGGAAGCCATGCACACCGAGGAGGATTCCCTGAGGAAcggcgaggaagaggaggaagaggatgactTGGAAGACGACGACGAAGAGGAGGAAGACGAGGAGGAAGACGAGGACGACCAGAAGCCGAAGAGGCGCggccccaagaagaagaagatgaccaAGGCGCGCCTGGAGAGGTTCAAGATGAGGCGCATGAAGGCCAACGCGCGGGAGCGCAACCGCATGCACGGCCTCAACGCCGCCCTGGACAACCTGCGCAAAGTGGTCCCCTGCTACTCCAAGACGCAGAAGCTGTCCAAGATCGAGACGCTGCGCCTGGCCAAGAACTACATCTGGGCTCTCTCCGAGATCCTGCGCTCGGGCAAGAGCCCGGACCTGGTATCCTTCGTGCAGACCCTCTGCAAAGGCTTGTCGCAGCCCACCACCAACCTGGTGGCCGGCTGCTTGCAGCTCAACCCGCGGACTTTCCTGCCAGAGCAGAGCCCCGACGGGCCGCCCCCGCCGGCCGCCTTCGCGGGCCACCCCTACGCCGCCTACCAGTCGCCGGGGCTGCCCAGCCCGCCCTACGGCACCATGGACAGCTCCCACCTCTTCCACCTCAAGGCGCCGCCCGCCTTCGGCGCCGCGCTGGAGCCCTTCTTCGAGAGCGCGCTGGCCGAGTGCGCTGCCGCCTCCagccccgctgctgctgctgccgccgccttcGACGGGCCGCTCAGCCCCCCGCTCAGCGTCAACGGGAACTTTTCCTTCAAGCACGAGGCGGCCGGAGACTTCGAGAAGAGCTACGCCTTCACCATGCACTACCCGGCGGCTGCCGGCCTGGCGGGCGCCTCCGGCCACGGCTCCATCTTCTCCTGCGCCGCAGCACGTTGCGAGATCCCCGTGGACTCCCTGCTGCCCTACGAGAGCCATGCCCACCACCACGAGCGGGTCATGAGCGCCCAGCTCAACGCCATCTTCCACGACTGA